The following are from one region of the Streptomyces fradiae genome:
- a CDS encoding serine/threonine-protein kinase, whose translation MDPLNAEDPVTIGPFRLLGRLGVGGMGRVYLARSAGGRAVAVKVVHPELAAQDEFRRRFAREVSALERVGGTGTAPVLGSDTGAELPWVAVGYVPGPSLRTVVADEYGPLPPDSVRTLAAGLARALTHIHTAGLVHRDLKPSNVLLTVDGPQIIDFGIARALDTVTDGGLTTTGAVVGSPGFMSPEQVRGEKLSPAADIFCLGSVLAYAATGRSPFGGSDSGVHATMFRIAHDEPDLTGLAPELAGLIRACLTKDPAGRPSAAELVDTLRVTDPWLPADVLARLGRHAARLLEAEAASAGDPTPATPLPGTREQDGVARPRRRTGLVAAVAALAVAGAAALAYTYWPLSDPNTPVSGGGKGRGGATTTGARPAGIVPAAFLGAWEGVLKGTADMPYETSRIEVTQGAAGSRSVVYTHVTGERLCIGRAVLLSATDSELVFGDAEITASVPAQRCTPAARQTLRLRSTDVVEWSSGVAKTTFQRVPAGAAVVPAALVGSWQQSRDQVTQPDADRYTYQLTVTQGPVGAPLIRLDQSFPRTDKDGTPTSENVRCVTTAVVGGAGNLLVVGPETRDPETWDPECAENGSSNLRIVHYQGKELLHVYSMAADSEPGEFVRD comes from the coding sequence GTGGATCCCTTGAACGCGGAAGACCCGGTCACCATAGGACCGTTCCGGCTGCTCGGCCGGCTCGGTGTGGGCGGCATGGGGCGGGTGTATCTGGCCCGGTCGGCCGGCGGGCGTGCCGTCGCCGTGAAGGTCGTGCACCCGGAGCTGGCGGCCCAGGACGAATTCCGGCGCCGCTTCGCCCGGGAGGTCTCCGCACTGGAGCGGGTCGGCGGCACCGGCACGGCGCCCGTCCTCGGCTCCGACACCGGGGCCGAACTGCCCTGGGTGGCCGTGGGATACGTGCCCGGTCCTTCGCTGCGGACCGTCGTCGCCGACGAGTACGGGCCGCTGCCGCCGGACAGCGTCCGCACCCTCGCCGCCGGACTGGCCCGGGCCCTCACCCACATCCACACCGCGGGCCTGGTCCACCGCGATCTGAAGCCGTCGAACGTCCTGCTCACCGTCGACGGCCCGCAGATCATCGACTTCGGCATCGCCCGCGCCCTCGACACCGTCACCGACGGCGGGCTCACCACCACCGGCGCCGTCGTCGGCTCCCCCGGCTTCATGTCGCCGGAGCAGGTGCGGGGCGAGAAGCTCAGCCCGGCCGCGGACATCTTCTGCCTGGGGTCGGTGCTTGCGTACGCGGCGACCGGGCGTTCGCCGTTCGGCGGCTCGGACAGCGGCGTGCACGCCACCATGTTCCGCATCGCCCACGACGAGCCCGACCTGACCGGCCTGGCGCCCGAACTCGCCGGCCTGATCCGGGCCTGCCTCACCAAGGACCCGGCGGGCCGGCCGTCCGCCGCCGAACTGGTCGACACGCTCAGGGTCACCGACCCCTGGCTGCCCGCCGACGTCCTCGCCCGGCTCGGCCGGCACGCCGCCCGGCTCCTGGAGGCCGAGGCCGCCTCCGCCGGCGACCCCACCCCGGCCACCCCGCTGCCCGGCACCCGCGAGCAGGACGGCGTCGCCCGGCCCCGCCGTCGTACGGGCCTGGTCGCCGCCGTCGCCGCGCTCGCCGTGGCGGGCGCCGCGGCCCTCGCGTACACCTACTGGCCGCTGTCCGACCCGAACACTCCCGTCAGCGGCGGCGGAAAGGGCCGCGGTGGCGCCACGACGACCGGGGCGCGGCCGGCCGGGATCGTCCCGGCGGCGTTCCTCGGCGCCTGGGAGGGCGTCCTCAAGGGGACGGCGGACATGCCGTACGAGACCAGCCGGATCGAGGTGACTCAGGGCGCGGCGGGCTCCCGGAGCGTCGTCTATACCCATGTCACCGGCGAGCGGCTGTGCATCGGCCGGGCCGTGCTGCTTTCCGCCACCGACAGCGAACTCGTCTTCGGCGACGCCGAGATCACCGCGAGCGTCCCCGCCCAGCGCTGCACCCCGGCCGCCCGCCAGACCCTGCGGCTGCGTTCCACGGACGTCGTCGAGTGGAGCTCGGGCGTCGCGAAGACCACCTTCCAGCGCGTCCCGGCCGGCGCGGCCGTCGTCCCCGCCGCCCTCGTCGGCAGCTGGCAGCAGTCCCGGGACCAGGTGACCCAGCCCGACGCCGACCGCTACACGTACCAGCTCACCGTCACCCAGGGCCCGGTCGGCGCACCCCTGATCCGCCTCGACCAGTCCTTCCCGCGCACCGACAAGGACGGCACCCCCACCTCCGAGAACGTCCGCTGCGTCACCACCGCCGTCGTCGGCGGCGCCGGCAACCTCCTGGTCGTCGGCCCCGAGACCCGCGACCCGGAGACCTGGGACCCGGAGTGCGCCGAGAACGGCTCCAGCAACCTCCGGATCGTCCACTACCAGGGCAAGGAGCTGCTGCACGTCTACTCCATGGCCGCGGACAGCGAACCGGGCGAGTTCGTCCGCGACTAG
- a CDS encoding FlgD immunoglobulin-like domain containing protein yields the protein MLGGTATAAEPAPVSGETIFQSDRYAPRKTVPLGAGATGVLYRQEGTNGYLWTGWDGRTRAVDLGTTVLKGGDYKDDQRSWLPAGTDVLVHEAGADGWAREDLATGARVTFALPEGHTFLAAAGPNVLTRTGTAGAYAHHLFTVGADGALSAPVEVAAPADITVNRQLAADAKGLVVEYAGPDKVATIGLIDLATGAFDKGRPLAGNVRSQIVLTPGRLVLTDGTSVRWVPRGDLGSAATDLGVTRATGESLVIAAVGDQVLVTGYLGTPPNNLVDASGYPVRRVGFDGAAPVTLYRHAASAMVTAADGSAVFAAGADSSHWALRKISGAGAQSEVAAVEGVPAQIDNLSLANGQLATQERDGSFVNAYFTRAITPEGASYRPGERVYQGWNGGLDGLWSTGDGRAVHVDQDVEGKAVRSIDKEDDAGYFRTSSAQATVLGVTGRYAVVNGTDPARQYVGDLGVFTDLEPIRSGAVTAASVWGYTYWTQTATVGQLVGEDLRTGTKTTQATGAPCVAKELQAVGRWLYWSCGTTGPAGVYDRTARKNIAVPAGEALVGDGYLVRHDRAAGKLMLTAFRDGSAVTREVGDLAGTPENQRGVTWTVDKFGGPLAYVAADRRIHLVPSGVATEPFSLVQATVSTYKRVAYGETWRPRWVASKPAGSWQLTLRDARTGTLVRTLTGRGDGRTAGAVSASWDGRDDLGRGVADGSYNWSLTASPGDGVGTPITQSGSMELYDSAVTTLPGTYEPLAPTRTLDTRTGLGAPKVEVGAGKTVTLKVAGVAGVPASGITGVALNVTATNATSATHVTVYPSGRPKPYASNLNVTAGQTVANAVVVPVVDGKVNLTNHAGSVDLLADVAGYYVEGKGGSAYRSVTLERLMDTRSALGVPKAKAGEQGTVTLQVAGRGGVPSSGATAVVLNVTATGPTRSTYVTAYPSGTPRGTTSSLNVPAGQTVANLVTVPLVDGKVSFYNHAGSVDLLADVAGYFTDDPAAGGATFTGVGPVRGLDTRNSYYGQWGKIGAGQTVTLWTSSFPGVPAKGVSAVVLNLTVTNPTATGYVSAFPAGAQRPSVSNVNFTAGQTVPNLAVVPVSADGKISFYNHSGTTDLIADVVGYYGS from the coding sequence GTGCTGGGGGGAACGGCGACGGCCGCCGAGCCCGCTCCCGTATCAGGGGAAACGATTTTCCAGTCGGATCGGTACGCGCCGAGGAAGACCGTCCCGCTGGGCGCCGGCGCCACCGGCGTGCTCTACCGGCAGGAGGGCACGAACGGCTATCTGTGGACCGGCTGGGACGGCCGCACCAGGGCCGTCGACCTCGGCACGACCGTACTGAAGGGCGGGGACTACAAGGACGACCAGCGCTCCTGGCTGCCGGCCGGGACCGACGTCCTCGTCCACGAGGCGGGCGCGGACGGCTGGGCCCGCGAGGACCTCGCCACCGGCGCACGCGTCACCTTCGCGCTGCCCGAGGGCCACACCTTCCTGGCGGCCGCGGGCCCGAATGTCCTGACCCGTACGGGAACGGCGGGCGCCTACGCCCACCACCTGTTCACGGTCGGCGCGGACGGGGCCCTGAGCGCGCCCGTGGAGGTCGCCGCCCCGGCGGACATCACGGTGAACCGGCAGTTGGCCGCCGATGCGAAGGGGCTGGTGGTCGAGTACGCCGGACCCGACAAAGTCGCGACGATCGGACTGATCGATCTGGCGACGGGAGCGTTCGACAAGGGACGACCCCTGGCCGGCAATGTTCGCTCGCAGATCGTCCTGACCCCCGGCCGGCTGGTGCTGACCGATGGCACCTCGGTCCGCTGGGTGCCCAGGGGTGACCTCGGCTCAGCCGCGACCGACCTCGGTGTCACCCGCGCGACCGGCGAGAGCCTGGTCATCGCGGCCGTCGGTGACCAGGTGCTGGTGACCGGGTACCTCGGGACGCCCCCGAACAACCTTGTCGACGCCTCCGGTTACCCGGTCCGGCGGGTCGGCTTCGACGGTGCCGCGCCGGTGACGCTGTACCGCCACGCCGCGTCCGCGATGGTGACGGCCGCCGACGGCAGTGCGGTCTTCGCCGCGGGGGCGGATTCCTCTCACTGGGCGCTGCGGAAGATCTCCGGGGCCGGTGCGCAGAGCGAGGTGGCGGCGGTCGAGGGTGTGCCCGCGCAGATTGACAACCTGTCGCTGGCGAACGGCCAGTTGGCTACGCAGGAGCGCGACGGCAGCTTCGTGAACGCCTACTTCACTCGCGCGATCACGCCCGAGGGAGCGTCCTACCGGCCGGGCGAGCGGGTCTACCAGGGCTGGAACGGCGGCCTCGACGGCCTGTGGAGCACCGGCGACGGCCGGGCCGTCCACGTGGACCAGGACGTCGAGGGCAAGGCCGTTCGATCGATCGACAAGGAGGACGACGCCGGCTACTTCCGTACCAGCTCGGCCCAGGCCACCGTCCTCGGCGTCACCGGGCGCTATGCCGTCGTCAACGGCACCGACCCGGCCCGCCAGTACGTCGGTGACCTCGGCGTCTTCACCGATCTCGAACCGATCCGCAGCGGCGCCGTCACCGCCGCCTCCGTCTGGGGCTACACCTACTGGACCCAGACCGCGACCGTCGGGCAGCTCGTCGGCGAGGACCTGCGGACCGGGACCAAGACCACCCAGGCGACGGGCGCCCCGTGCGTGGCCAAGGAGCTCCAGGCCGTGGGCCGTTGGCTCTACTGGTCCTGTGGCACCACCGGCCCCGCCGGCGTGTACGACCGCACGGCCAGGAAGAACATCGCCGTACCGGCCGGTGAGGCGCTCGTCGGCGACGGCTATCTCGTTCGCCACGACAGGGCCGCCGGCAAGCTGATGCTCACGGCCTTCCGGGACGGCTCCGCCGTCACCCGGGAGGTCGGCGACCTGGCCGGCACCCCCGAGAACCAGCGCGGAGTGACCTGGACCGTCGACAAGTTCGGCGGCCCGCTCGCCTACGTGGCGGCCGACCGGCGCATCCACCTCGTCCCGAGCGGCGTGGCCACCGAACCGTTCTCCCTCGTCCAGGCCACGGTGAGCACATACAAGCGGGTGGCATACGGCGAGACCTGGCGGCCCCGCTGGGTCGCCTCCAAGCCGGCCGGCTCCTGGCAGCTGACCCTGCGCGACGCCCGCACCGGCACCTTGGTGCGTACCCTCACCGGCCGGGGCGACGGCCGGACGGCCGGGGCCGTCTCCGCCAGCTGGGACGGCCGGGACGACCTGGGCCGGGGCGTCGCCGACGGCTCCTACAACTGGTCGCTGACCGCCTCGCCGGGCGACGGCGTGGGCACGCCGATCACGCAGTCCGGCTCCATGGAGCTGTACGACAGCGCGGTGACGACCCTTCCCGGCACGTACGAGCCGCTGGCGCCTACCCGTACCCTCGACACCCGCACCGGCCTCGGCGCGCCCAAGGTCGAGGTGGGCGCGGGCAAGACCGTGACGCTCAAGGTCGCGGGCGTCGCCGGGGTCCCGGCGAGCGGCATCACAGGAGTCGCGCTCAACGTGACGGCGACGAACGCCACTTCGGCGACCCATGTGACGGTCTATCCGTCGGGCCGGCCGAAGCCGTACGCCTCCAACCTGAACGTCACGGCCGGGCAGACCGTCGCCAACGCGGTCGTCGTGCCGGTCGTGGACGGCAAGGTGAATCTCACCAACCACGCCGGCTCGGTGGACCTGCTGGCTGATGTCGCCGGCTACTACGTGGAGGGCAAGGGCGGTTCGGCGTACCGCTCGGTGACGCTGGAGCGTCTGATGGACACCCGCTCGGCCCTCGGCGTGCCGAAGGCGAAGGCGGGAGAGCAGGGCACCGTGACGCTTCAGGTCGCGGGCCGGGGCGGGGTCCCCTCGTCCGGGGCCACCGCCGTCGTGCTGAACGTGACGGCCACCGGACCGACCCGGTCGACCTATGTCACCGCCTACCCCTCGGGCACCCCGCGCGGCACCACGTCCAGCCTCAACGTGCCGGCCGGACAGACCGTGGCCAATCTGGTGACGGTGCCGCTCGTGGACGGCAAGGTGTCCTTCTACAACCACGCCGGCTCGGTGGACCTGCTGGCCGATGTCGCCGGCTACTTCACGGACGACCCGGCGGCCGGGGGCGCCACGTTCACCGGGGTCGGGCCGGTCCGGGGCCTCGACACGCGCAACTCCTACTACGGGCAGTGGGGCAAGATCGGCGCCGGTCAGACGGTGACGCTGTGGACGTCGTCCTTCCCCGGCGTGCCGGCCAAGGGCGTCAGCGCCGTCGTTCTCAACCTGACCGTGACGAACCCGACGGCCACCGGCTATGTGTCCGCGTTCCCCGCGGGCGCGCAGCGACCGAGCGTGTCGAACGTCAACTTCACCGCGGGCCAGACGGTGCCGAACCTGGCGGTGGTGCCGGTGAGCGCTGACGGGAAGATCAGCTTCTACAACCACTCCGGAACGACGGACCTGATCGCCGACGTCGTCGGCTACTACGGCTCATAG
- a CDS encoding LysR family transcriptional regulator, whose product MVMTITDVHGRDLRYFLAVAEELHFTRAAERLYVSQPALSKQIRALERQLGAPLFDRDRHGVRLTEVGTALLPHARAVLAAWAEAEGAVRAARAAREATLVIGMSTSPGRGGLLPAIRSRFTEAHPEARLRLRQIGWDDPTAGLADGTSDLAFVWLPLVDAERYRWVVVATEPRLIALSERHPLAGRDRIAFADLLDEPFLALPGEVAPELRDHWLALDARDARPARIGAEIGSTDETYEALVDGLGICLVAEGNAPLLTRGGVVVRPVDGVTPTRFALAWRADDPRPLVHDYARAAAEAVSGTPANVRQL is encoded by the coding sequence ATGGTCATGACCATCACGGATGTGCACGGCCGGGACCTGCGCTACTTCCTCGCGGTCGCGGAGGAGCTGCACTTCACCCGTGCCGCAGAGCGCCTGTACGTGTCGCAGCCCGCGCTCAGCAAGCAGATCCGCGCCCTGGAACGGCAGCTCGGCGCCCCGCTGTTCGACCGCGACCGGCACGGCGTCCGGCTCACCGAGGTCGGTACGGCACTGCTGCCGCACGCCCGCGCGGTGCTCGCCGCGTGGGCGGAGGCGGAGGGCGCGGTGCGCGCCGCCCGGGCCGCGCGGGAGGCCACCCTCGTCATCGGCATGTCCACCAGCCCCGGCCGGGGCGGGCTGCTGCCCGCGATCCGCTCCCGTTTCACCGAGGCACACCCGGAGGCCCGGCTCCGGCTGCGCCAGATCGGCTGGGACGACCCGACCGCCGGGCTCGCCGACGGCACCAGCGACCTGGCGTTCGTCTGGCTGCCGCTGGTCGACGCCGAGCGCTACCGCTGGGTCGTGGTCGCCACCGAACCGCGCCTGATCGCCCTGTCCGAGCGGCACCCGCTGGCCGGCCGCGACCGGATCGCCTTCGCCGACCTCCTCGACGAGCCCTTCCTCGCCCTCCCCGGCGAGGTCGCCCCCGAACTCCGCGACCACTGGCTGGCCCTGGACGCCCGCGACGCCCGCCCGGCCCGGATCGGCGCCGAGATCGGCTCCACCGACGAGACGTACGAGGCGCTCGTCGACGGCCTCGGCATCTGCCTGGTCGCCGAGGGCAACGCCCCGCTGCTCACCCGTGGCGGCGTCGTCGTCCGCCCCGTCGACGGCGTCACCCCCACCCGCTTCGCCCTCGCCTGGCGCGCCGACGACCCCCGCCCCCTGGTCCACGACTACGCCCGGGCGGCGGCCGAGGCGGTGTCCGGGACCCCTGCTAATGTCAGGCAGCTTTGA